A segment of the Mercurialis annua linkage group LG4, ddMerAnnu1.2, whole genome shotgun sequence genome:
TGTAACtcttgaattttgaatttttttctagccattttttatggttttaatatattttacattCATGAAAAATAGAAAGATTTTTCGTAccaataaattatatttcaaatgGTATATAGGTATATAAGGGTTGGATAGCAATATAGTAGGTTGTGGGTTCTACTATTTCTACAAGCTCTCTCCTTTTTCACTTATaaaacaaaagataaaaattatcataaaaaaattaatttgatttttgaatgattatatgtgtatgtaaaatatatatatatatatatatatatatatgttgcaCGTGTTGTATGCACCCTTGATTTTTATGTAATCTGAAATGCAAGTCAAACACTGATAGATAAGTCTATAGCATCAATTGCAAGAAAGACATAAAAgtattattgattttattattacatatgATGGTTATATATCAACTGCCATCTCAGCATCCCAAATACATGCAAGAAGAAGTAAAAATGACAGAAAACAAATTAACGGTACTTATTGTAGTAAATTTATGGGCACTGGAATCCTTGAGGAAGCTTCTTGCCACAATGGTTtagcaataaactaacattgATAGGAAGGTTTAAGTTAATGATGCCTAAGAGACTGGCTTTAATGGTAGTGCAAAGGCAGACGGCAGCTTCAAGATCAACAAGATCGCCGATGAGACTGCAGCAAGGTGTCGTCGGTGGCTGACCAATTACTATACCCAACAAACCTTTCAGCAAATCCACACAAACACCGAGCTTTAGGGTATCCTTTGGGCATTTAGTTGGGCTTGGTGATTGGGGTGGTGGTGGGTATGGTTTTGGTGATGGCGGCGATGGAGATGGGTAGCTTGGGTGAGGTGTTGGTGGGGGTGGAGAGGGTGGTGGTGGAGATGGGTAGCTATGGGGAGGTGATGGTGGGGGTGGAGAAGGTGGCGGTGGAGATGGATAGCTAGGGTGAGGTGACGGTGGTGGTGGAGATGGTGGCGGTGGGGATGGAGATGGTGGCGGTGGAGATGGGTAGCTAGGGTGTGGCGTTGGCGGGGGAGGAGATGGCGGTGGTGGAGATGGGTAGCTAGGGTGAGGTGtcggtggtggtggtgatgcTACACGAGGTGGTGGTGGGGCTTTTGGTGATGGCGGTGGTGGAGATTTATGGCTAGGAGCTTTTGGTGGTGGTGGAGATTTGTGGGTAGGGGATTTTGGCGGTGGTGGAGATTTGTGGGTAGGGGATTTTGGTGGGGGTGGCGAATGATCATGACATGAACAGTCTTTAGGCTTGGGTGGTGGAGGTGGGCAGCTGGTAGAGCTGACCAGCGTAAAGAAGAGGAGATTGAATAAGAGAAGAAGAGCAGTGGTGGCTACAGATTTGGAACCCATATCTCAAGTAGTGATTAAGTTGGGTTATGAAAATGAAGGAGTGAGCTAGGGTTTTTATACATGCAGATACGAACTACAACTTGTTTTATAAAATTCCAACGATGCatgtgagtttatattaatattatcattGCTTATTTTAAGTCCAACGCTTCCATGAGCTTCCATTTTGGTTGACTTTGATCTCCCATCACTCCAATTCTCCTCCGTCCTCCGCATATAAACCACCGCATAAATGATAGGTTAAACTGAATTAacaattcattttatatttttatctcgGTTTCGGTCtatttgatttatatttcaaaatttcaattgACATAGTTTTGATTGAAATTATAAGTTCAAtcgatttaattaatatatatattcaccagaaaaaatataaaataagataacaattaaattaacttttaattgaacTAATAATTTGATCATCCATATTTGCTGCCGCCACCAATAAAACATttcctttaaattttaataaaaacattttctCTTGTAGTAAAACATATTTAgaatgtaaaataaattcacCAATTTATAGCTGTACTCGTTTGTCAAATATATAATGAATTTATCAATTTGatctattattattttcaaattttgttaaatatatccataattcgTCAAAATTTATAGTATCATAATATTCTGATCACATCTGTTTTAAACTAAGTATGGATATATTTGACGATgtttaaaaaaagtaatattCAAACCATAATTCAGATtatgatatataattaatgatctataaaatttattttatctatctAAAAGTATggcatataaaaattaataaacattttatcGGTCTGTAGAAATTGAAATTTAGTAAACGTAGCAGTGCAATTAATGCTCAATAAGTCTACTAATAAGATGAGAATATTTTCATGCTGAAAgaaccaaaaaaatatttaacatatCACTAATAGGATTCAAGTTGAATATAATATAATGCCAGCGTCTTCTAAAATGTTTTACCTTCcattttttatagtaatttaagcaccTCTACTAAAATGTTGCATAAAAAACTCAACCTTTTATTTCCagatatttatagtttaaaagtattttcCGTGTCGTTTCAGTCAATAAAAATTGCCAAGATCGGCATCATGGGGTGAATGAAAATTACTAGTATAAAGGTATACAATGCCAAACCTGACAAGTATATCATGATGTTGAGGTTCGACATTTTAAATTGTGTGCTTAAATAGTGAAAAATGCAAATTTCAAATGCAATTATCcatatttttaatatctataaattttaaatagtcaAGTGAACAAAAAAGGCCAAAttctttataaaaattttataaaaatccaaatttttcaattttatcaaatttatcctaaaacgcatgatttcgtttcaattatgttcaattatgtaattttactcgtgtggcgcctacgtggggctgatgtggcatgccacatatcagcgccacataagtaaaattgtgtagttggatataattgcaataaaatcatgcgtttcaagataaattgaataaaattaaaagatttggacttttatgaaactttcatgaaaggtttggcctttttgaCCATTTTAAATTACCTCCATGAAgtaaaaacataattatttatttttatttattttttatttctatatttttttatttttctaagaaaactatttttctaaatttctttttattttatatacctcagtagatttttttttgataattatatacCTCAATAGTTATAATAGGCACTCAAGAAATGACGTCATAATTACTCATTATTCATTGTTAGCCAAACCAATTTGTCTATCAAATGCAAAATGAATAGATGGAAAATATATTATCAAGAGTGATGATTTAAGATGATaaatggttttaattataaaaaatggattaataaaatactacaaagataaataaataaaagtaatgaTTTATTTggttgataattaattttatgcttttcaaaaagtatatatatcaAGTCATAAAGTTATAATTTGAAAAGTACATaggtaattataattttattaagtaattaaatggtataagcgttgagtagcaaactgttaggtcgtgtGTTCGATTTTTTTCCACAAACGCTCTctctttttcaattattaaaaaaatcaaattatttaatttaaaagtattaagttatataattaattaagaaagTAGGATTTAGTTAATGAAAGAACAGTAATTGACTATTTAAAATAAAGGACGATATCACAGTAGACTATATACTACATATTGCAATTTGATTCTCTTAATATAGTAATTCCGACTTCAAGAATGACCCTAATATTGGTTTGTTTCTTTTCCCATTAACAGTTTGTTATTAAATCAAAACTTTAACTGATAGAAAAACTATTTGCAATTACAAACTACTAATGTGTGCGTAAAGATTGGTTCATATTGCAAATTATATAACAATGCAATTGGCACTCGATCCCGTGAATTCGGTGATAAGCAATAGATAAAATTTACGCTATACTTAATCAGCAATTACACATGCTACTTATTTATATAAATGAAATTTACAAATGATTCAAATCccgtaatttatattttcattttaaaaaatggatttaaaataattatatcgcaacaattagagaTGTGTCTAtttacttttttgcatccctcacctaaaaataaagagttttgcggtcagttgctcaaaaaaatattaattgagttagatgaccccgtgtaaTAAATTTAGAGGGCGCGTTGACCTTTTgttcataaaataatatttgagccAGATAAATAGGCAACCTGAACGAATTGAGCAATTTACAGAACATTTCCACtagaaaatgaataatttaGAATTGTAGACAACAAGCAACTGGGGAGAAATTCGTGGCACATAACAAGGCTACAACAAATAAAACCAACACATATATTATCTgattttattaaaagttatCCGTTCTGttcttttaaaaagaaatgaatgTATTAATCGAAAACTGGTTGACTAGAAGAGAGATGTACTCTATCCATCATCTCAGACAATTATAAGGTGTAAAAATGCTTTCTTATCTAAGGCATGAGCTACACTATTAGAATTCCGAGTAATATGTCTAATACGTATGATTAACAAAATAATCTAATATCAAACTACTATCAATATAAACAGGACCGGCCTTAGAAGAGATGAAGCCCTAGGCGATTTTTCTATgtttcttataaaaattatcactTTTATCGAACTGTTTATACAAATGCATTCGtttttttctctcaaaaatgcgctcttttttcatttttttcaggtacgtttttgttaaattattaatacattttaatatcgttggtaaattttttgataaatatttgatatatttttttctcatttttttaaaaatatatttttgcaaaaaaaaaaatattaaacagaatatatttttgtcaaaagttaaaaaataatattttttattaattgtttttaataaaaccaTATCCGATGCAATTTCCTTTTTTCATTAGATAGATCATCGAGCTCTAAGCgatttaaaatatgtaattatttACTATTTTTGATGATATTTCTTATTATTAAGGACTGTAATTAATCTTTGAAATAGAAATTAGAGGCCTCATATAAATATggaccattttaatttttttatatatttttttataacatttaataattttcaaataaatatttaaaaaatttaatataatatctaTTTTTAATGAACCCCATAAAAATATGGGGTCTTTTAGAATTTGTGGCCCTAGGCATAGGCCAATGTCTAAGGCCGGGCATGattataaatcaataaattattgttGAAGGTTTTTACTGCTACTTTTGAATCGGCAttcatagattttaaaataaattgattgctatatagtaattttttttatgtcaatTAAATCTCTCAAATGATTTTACTAATTAATTGAACCTTTAATTTTCTGTTAAAAGAATCTTTCATGAGTTTTTTTGTGATGTCAAAACTCTTATGACTATTTGTGTAAAAAGTTGAAAGCACATCACGATTAAGTGACTTATCCCTACAAATTTTTATAAGCACTTCTcaaatttagattaatttaacATGTTGAattatattgtatttttatttgttagactctttcttttaatataattattggaCACAAAAATAACTTAGTagaatactaaaaaaaattaaaatattcgatgtcataattatttatagataaaatcaTTTTGCAAATATGGATCACTAAGAACTGCTAGTCTTTAGTGAGATAATGAGggattattttaaatgttgaacatactaaatatgaaatgtttttatcattattttcaCTTT
Coding sequences within it:
- the LOC126676932 gene encoding pEARLI1-like lipid transfer protein 2 isoform X1 — protein: MGSKSVATTALLLLFNLLFFTLVSSTSCPPPPPKPKDCSCHDHSPPPPKSPTHKSPPPPKSPTHKSPPPPKAPSHKSPPPPSPKAPPPPRVASPPPPTPHPSYPSPPPPSPPPPTPHPSYPSPPPPSPSPPPPSPPPPSPHPSYPSPPPPSPPPPSPPHSYPSPPPPSPPPPTPHPSYPSPSPPSPKPYPPPPQSPSPTKCPKDTLKLGVCVDLLKGLLGIVIGQPPTTPCCSLIGDLVDLEAAVCLCTTIKASLLGIINLNLPINVSLLLNHCGKKLPQGFQCP
- the LOC126676932 gene encoding pEARLI1-like lipid transfer protein 2 isoform X2, encoding MGSKSVATTALLLLFNLLFFTLVSSTSCPPPPPKPKDCSCHDHSPPPPKSPTHKSPPPPKSPTHKSPPPPKAPSHKSPPPPSPKAPPPPHPSYPSPPPPSPPPPTPHPSYPSPPPPSPSPPPPSPPPPSPHPSYPSPPPPSPPPPSPPHSYPSPPPPSPPPPTPHPSYPSPSPPSPKPYPPPPQSPSPTKCPKDTLKLGVCVDLLKGLLGIVIGQPPTTPCCSLIGDLVDLEAAVCLCTTIKASLLGIINLNLPINVSLLLNHCGKKLPQGFQCP